One window of Penaeus chinensis breed Huanghai No. 1 chromosome 3, ASM1920278v2, whole genome shotgun sequence genomic DNA carries:
- the LOC125042402 gene encoding aminomethyltransferase, mitochondrial-like, whose protein sequence is MTKFLTNIVRRGWVSDMCQGRNFSLSNARSLHKTVLHDFHVANEGKMVEFAGYSMPVQYGKVGIATSHKQIRTQCGLFDVSHMLQSKLHGKDRIKFIEGLIVGDIEGLADNTGTLSLFTNEKGGIIDDLICSKTDQDYLYVVSNAGCKEKDLQHLREHLASFKAGGGDVELEIIDDHGLVAVQGPGMAKILQPLVEGDLSQLYFMTTQEMKVAGIPCRVTRCGYTGEDGVEISVPNDKAVELCETLVGADVHLAGLGARDSLRLEAGLCLYGNDIDDDTTPIEAGLAWTIGKRRRQTADFLGAEIILKQLKEKPKRRRVGLVCSGPPPRAHCPVLDADGSQVGEVTSGCPAPSLGKNVAMAYVPAALAKAGTELFVQVRKKSIPAKVSKMPFVTCHYYTKK, encoded by the exons ATGACTAAGTTCCTCACGAACATAGTGAGGCGAGGATGGGTGAGTGACATGTGTCAGGGAAGGAACTTCAGCCTCTCAAATGCACGCTCGCTGCACAAGACGGTTCTCCACGACTTCCATGTTGCCAACGAGGGGAAAATGGTTGAGTTTGCTGGGTACTCCATGCCTGTCCAATATGGCAAAGTGGGCATAGCAACCTCGCACAAACAAATACGAACCCAGTGTGGGTTGTTCGACGTGTCACATATGTTGCAGAGCAAGTTGCATGGCAAGGACAGGATCAAATTCATAGAGGGACTCATAGTTGGAGACATCGAAGGCCTCGCGGACAACACAGGAACGTTATCGCTTTTCACCAACGAAAAAGGAGGGATAATCGATGATTTGATATGCAGCAAGACGGATCAAGATTATTTATATGTAGTTAGTAACGCAGGTTGCAAGGAGAAAGACCTGCAGCACCTGAGAGAACATCTGGCGAGCTTCAAGGCTGGCGGAGGCGATGTCGAACTCGAGATCATCGACGACCACGGTCTGGTGGCTGTGCAGGGCCCCGGGATGGCCAAGATTTTGCAG ccTTTAGTGGAGGGAGACTTGAGTCAACTCTATTTTATGACGACCCAAGAGATGAAGGTTGCAGGCATCCCCTGCAGAGTAACAAGGTGTGGTTACACGGGGGAAGATGGCGTTGAAATATCCGTCCCTAATGATAAG GCTGTAGAACTCTGTGAGACTCTGGTTGGCGCAGATGTTCATCTTGCTGGTCTTGGAGCACGAGATTCCCTAAGGCTGGAAGCTGGACTCTGCCTCTAtggaaatgatattgatgatgataccaCGCCCATTGAGGCGGGCTTGGCTTGGACTATTGGGAAGAGACGTAGACAGACTGCTGATTTCTTAGGAGCTGAG ATCATACTGAAACAGCTAAAAGAGAAGCCAAAACGCAGACGTGTGGGTCTAGTGTGTAGTGGACCTCCACCCAGGGCACACTGTCCAGTTCTTGATGCTGATGGTAGCCAAGTTGGTGAG gTTACAAGTGGTTGTCCAGCCCCATCATTAGGAAAGAATGTTGCCATGGCTTATGTTCCAGCTGCCTTGGCAAAAGCAGGCACAGAGTTGTTTGTTCAAGTGCGAAAAAAGTCCATCCCAGCTAAAGTATCAAAGATGCCTTTTGTCACCTGCCATTATTATACCAAGAAGTAG